In Shewanella sp. VB17, a single genomic region encodes these proteins:
- a CDS encoding fimbria/pilus outer membrane usher protein, whose protein sequence is MNMKFKLFFLTLLSVYSCTLVATEFNSRFIKSKDKIDLKKFVESGFVEDGRYLLGIYFNGEYLYSENINVNEGKACITNEVLQSLPINDKGLDVYSKNTHIVNDKLCYLVSNEENTSSSIDIGKGNYKIIVPQIYVLTDYQAGFVNKKYWDDGIPALFVDYNVNYFSSKANEYSDWNSSSSVYGVIGANYNALRIRANFQSSDDNPEFSSLYGFMPIRSLDSKLTFGNTSFGSDIYDGFRMNGVRLQSDDNMLPSNLRGYSPVVSGNADTNAVITIRQQGSVLKIVNVNAGPYVIDDISQSSQGVLDVEVKQADGVIKHFQVNGADTLFLTRPGHIRYSVSAGIPDSSYYDHSPGFISAEASYGLNNNLSLFTGTLLSEEYQSYTLGAGVNFNYFGAVSANISNAAATLFDNSDVEGLSYGIAYNNTIPDIDLDMRVAGYRFSEEQYYEFDEYLSTYQNDSISDSFETNNNRKSESSLILSKSFADVSTNFSYTLNEYWDDRRKTVRYNLNASKPFVIYDSTLYLSINAYKTDESYIEYESSEKFGEFSPTLSEEGISLSITMPLGGGNNSIAFQTRSVNNRYTQSLTYSGNTDKGDYYSVAYDEYEGESIGITGNYNRNFAVVSTQLGASYKTNSYSQVNANVSGTVLASEHGIAYSGITAGDTKLLIDTKAPNVTVTGNGHDESNAFGLALINGLTPYRKTNNTVDYKSLPKNVEVLDNIKSVALTEGAVGFQQIRARQGDNFIARIESQNAIPFGAVIIDKENMQKIGMVSSGQKSYISGVNIDSQLKAVWGDQECQLVISAAVINSKKTIRPVVCK, encoded by the coding sequence ATGAATATGAAGTTTAAGTTGTTTTTTTTAACATTACTTTCAGTTTATTCTTGTACTCTTGTTGCAACAGAGTTTAATAGCCGTTTCATTAAATCAAAAGATAAAATCGATTTGAAAAAGTTTGTTGAATCTGGGTTTGTTGAAGATGGGCGTTATTTACTCGGGATTTATTTTAATGGTGAGTATTTATATTCAGAAAATATCAATGTAAATGAGGGAAAAGCCTGCATTACTAATGAAGTGTTGCAATCTTTACCAATAAATGATAAAGGGCTAGATGTTTATTCTAAAAATACACATATAGTAAATGATAAGCTGTGCTATTTAGTGAGTAATGAAGAGAATACGAGCAGCTCGATTGATATTGGTAAAGGAAATTACAAAATTATAGTTCCTCAAATTTATGTGTTAACAGACTATCAAGCTGGTTTTGTTAATAAAAAATATTGGGATGATGGGATCCCAGCATTATTTGTCGATTATAATGTTAATTACTTTTCCAGTAAGGCCAATGAATACAGTGATTGGAATAGTAGCTCTTCTGTTTATGGCGTGATTGGTGCTAACTATAATGCGCTTCGTATCAGGGCTAATTTTCAAAGCTCCGATGACAATCCAGAGTTTTCATCATTGTATGGTTTTATGCCAATACGAAGTCTAGATTCAAAATTAACCTTTGGTAATACCTCATTTGGTTCTGATATTTATGATGGCTTTAGAATGAATGGTGTGCGGCTGCAAAGTGATGATAATATGCTACCGTCTAATTTAAGAGGCTATTCACCTGTCGTGTCCGGGAATGCGGATACTAATGCAGTGATCACCATTCGTCAGCAAGGTAGCGTGCTTAAGATTGTTAATGTTAATGCTGGACCCTATGTTATTGATGATATTTCACAATCATCGCAAGGCGTACTGGATGTTGAAGTCAAGCAAGCAGATGGAGTGATTAAGCATTTTCAAGTCAATGGTGCTGATACTTTGTTTCTCACCCGTCCTGGTCATATTCGTTACAGTGTTTCAGCTGGGATACCTGATTCAAGTTATTATGACCATTCGCCAGGTTTTATATCAGCTGAAGCATCATATGGCCTTAATAATAACTTATCTTTGTTTACAGGAACGTTATTATCTGAAGAATATCAATCTTATACCTTAGGTGCTGGGGTCAACTTTAACTATTTTGGTGCCGTTTCAGCTAATATTTCAAATGCCGCTGCGACCTTATTTGATAACAGTGATGTTGAGGGGTTGTCATATGGTATTGCTTATAATAATACTATTCCTGATATTGATTTAGATATGCGTGTAGCTGGATATCGGTTTTCTGAAGAGCAATACTATGAATTTGATGAATATTTATCAACTTATCAAAATGATTCAATTTCAGACAGTTTTGAGACTAACAATAATAGAAAGAGTGAGAGTTCGCTAATATTAAGCAAATCATTTGCTGATGTATCGACTAATTTTTCTTATACATTAAATGAATATTGGGATGATAGGAGAAAAACAGTTCGCTATAACCTTAATGCATCAAAACCTTTCGTTATCTATGATTCGACACTATATTTGAGTATTAATGCTTATAAAACTGATGAGTCATATATTGAATATGAGAGCAGCGAAAAATTTGGGGAATTCTCACCAACACTCAGTGAGGAAGGCATTTCATTAAGTATTACAATGCCCTTGGGCGGAGGAAATAATTCTATCGCTTTTCAAACTCGATCAGTCAATAATCGTTACACACAAAGTTTAACTTATTCAGGAAATACTGATAAAGGTGACTATTACAGTGTTGCTTATGATGAATATGAAGGAGAATCCATTGGTATTACAGGAAATTACAACCGTAATTTTGCTGTTGTTTCAACTCAATTAGGCGCTAGCTACAAAACCAATTCATATTCGCAAGTGAATGCAAATGTATCGGGTACTGTACTGGCTTCTGAACACGGCATAGCTTACAGCGGAATAACAGCTGGAGATACGAAACTACTTATTGACACAAAAGCACCGAATGTAACAGTCACAGGTAATGGCCATGATGAGTCGAATGCCTTTGGTCTCGCGTTAATTAATGGCCTAACGCCTTATCGTAAAACCAATAATACCGTTGATTACAAATCACTGCCAAAAAATGTTGAAGTACTAGATAATATTAAAAGCGTGGCGTTAACCGAAGGTGCGGTCGGCTTTCAGCAGATCAGAGCTCGACAAGGAGATAATTTTATCGCACGTATAGAAAGTCAAAATGCTATCCCATTTGGTGCAGTGATTATTGATAAAGAAAATATGCAAAAAATAGGGATGGTGAGTTCAGGTCAGAAATCTTACATATCAGGAGTCAATATCGACTCCCAGTTAAAAGCGGTATGGGGGGATCAAGAGTGTCAACTTGTCATATCAGCAGCGGTTATTAATAGTAAAAAAACAATTCGTCCAGTCGTTTGTAAGTAA
- a CDS encoding fimbrial protein, with protein sequence MKKNITLLAALSFAGIMASTTAIAAGNQTTVNFKGEVVSAACGIAPESVDQTVQLGQHPTHIFKAKGSSSIPVQFNIKLIECSLDTYTKAKFTFNGSTDATNSELFAVNGGAQGVGVRLSHGGTPIVAGTEATTVELTIDTNVITFSAALEADDDDDAVAGVAEATTTLNIAYL encoded by the coding sequence ATGAAAAAGAATATTACACTACTAGCAGCTCTTTCATTCGCTGGGATCATGGCGTCAACGACTGCTATTGCAGCGGGCAACCAAACAACAGTGAACTTTAAAGGCGAAGTTGTTTCTGCTGCGTGTGGTATTGCACCAGAGTCTGTTGATCAAACTGTTCAGTTAGGCCAACACCCAACACATATATTTAAAGCTAAAGGTAGTTCTTCAATACCTGTTCAGTTCAATATTAAATTGATTGAGTGTTCTTTAGACACCTATACAAAAGCGAAATTTACCTTCAATGGCAGCACTGATGCTACTAATAGTGAATTGTTTGCTGTTAACGGTGGTGCTCAAGGGGTTGGTGTTCGTCTTTCTCATGGTGGCACTCCAATTGTTGCTGGTACTGAAGCAACAACGGTTGAACTGACAATTGACACAAACGTAATCACATTCTCTGCAGCATTAGAAGCTGATGACGATGATGATGCGGTTGCTGGTGTTGCAGAAGCAACAACTACATTGAACATTGCTTACCTTTAA
- a CDS encoding fimbrial protein — protein sequence MRAILSVLLLCGVMVSGTSNAVNGGSVSIKGRIVESACSFSPDAGNQQIQLGQQPTHLFKARGDRSTSVQFNIKLADCSTNIATQALLTFGSNNDSSGKLFNTKGDATGVGVRILHNGSPINNGDSAKHHIIEGNIIPSYSVAFEANVDPSNTPITSGTANSWALLRVKYL from the coding sequence ATGAGAGCAATATTATCAGTTTTATTATTATGTGGGGTCATGGTGTCAGGTACATCAAACGCTGTTAATGGAGGAAGTGTATCTATAAAAGGAAGAATTGTAGAATCTGCTTGTAGTTTCTCACCAGATGCTGGTAATCAACAAATTCAACTGGGTCAACAGCCAACTCATCTCTTTAAGGCGAGAGGAGATCGCTCTACATCAGTACAATTCAATATTAAACTGGCTGATTGTAGTACCAATATAGCAACTCAAGCATTATTAACTTTCGGTTCAAATAACGATTCTAGTGGCAAACTTTTTAATACTAAAGGTGATGCAACTGGCGTAGGTGTACGTATACTTCACAATGGCTCACCAATTAATAACGGTGATAGTGCAAAACATCATATCATTGAAGGAAATATTATACCTTCATATTCAGTAGCATTTGAAGCTAATGTCGATCCGTCGAACACACCTATTACTAGTGGGACAGCTAATTCATGGGCATTATTACGAGTGAAGTACCTTTAA
- a CDS encoding fimbrial protein: MKKKITLLPVLLLGGLLTTSSAMAVNTTHVYFKGKIVESACGLSPDSIDQLIQLGQQPIHIFKAKGDRSPSIPFNIKLTDCNTEIATQAVFTFGSNNDSSGQLFNVEGGATGIGVRILHNGTPINNGDVATTNSIVEGNNIASFSAAFEANVDPLLVPITSGTADSWALLQVTYL, encoded by the coding sequence ATGAAAAAAAAAATAACGTTATTGCCAGTTTTACTATTAGGCGGGCTGTTAACAACAAGTAGTGCAATGGCTGTCAATACAACACATGTTTATTTTAAGGGAAAAATTGTAGAGTCAGCTTGTGGCTTATCACCTGATTCTATTGATCAATTAATTCAGCTTGGCCAGCAACCTATTCATATTTTTAAGGCTAAAGGTGACCGCTCGCCTTCCATACCTTTCAATATTAAACTCACCGATTGTAACACCGAGATAGCCACTCAAGCGGTATTTACTTTTGGATCAAATAATGACTCAAGTGGTCAATTGTTCAATGTCGAGGGTGGAGCTACTGGCATAGGAGTACGGATTTTACACAATGGAACGCCCATTAATAATGGTGATGTGGCCACGACAAATAGTATTGTAGAGGGAAACAATATTGCTTCGTTCTCTGCTGCATTTGAAGCAAATGTGGATCCATTGCTTGTACCAATCACTTCCGGTACAGCTGATTCTTGGGCATTATTACAGGTCACTTACCTTTAA